One window of the Klebsiella sp. WP3-W18-ESBL-02 genome contains the following:
- a CDS encoding YfhL family 4Fe-4S dicluster ferredoxin: MALLITKKCINCDMCEPECPNQAISMGDSIYEINSDRCTECVGHYDTPTCQKVCPIPNTILKDPAHPETEEQLWDKFVVLHHADKI; encoded by the coding sequence ATGGCGCTGTTAATCACCAAAAAATGTATCAACTGCGATATGTGCGAACCGGAATGCCCAAATCAGGCCATTTCGATGGGTGATAGCATCTATGAGATCAACAGCGATCGCTGCACCGAGTGCGTCGGCCATTACGATACGCCAACCTGTCAGAAAGTGTGCCCGATCCCGAATACAATCCTGAAGGATCCGGCACATCCTGAGACGGAAGAACAGCTGTGGGACAAGTTCGTCGTGCTGCACCACGCGGATAAAATTTAG
- a CDS encoding MurR/RpiR family transcriptional regulator: protein MNCLISIRQRYPQLAQSDRKLADFILVQPDLARHLSSQQLASQAGVSQSSVVKFAQKLGFKGFPALKLALSEALASNANPHSVAVHNQICGDDPLRLVGEKLIKDNVAAMHASLDVNSEDKLLETVNLLRNARRIVLTGIGASGLVARNFSWKLMKIGFNAVAELDMHALLATVQAMTQDDLLLAVSYSGARREINLAADETLRVGGKVLAITGFSPNTLQQRATHCLYTIAEEQATRSAAISSTSAQMMLTDLLFMGLVQQDLENAPERIRHSEALVKKLV, encoded by the coding sequence GATTTTATTCTGGTGCAGCCGGATCTGGCGCGTCACTTAAGCTCACAGCAGCTGGCAAGCCAGGCGGGTGTCAGCCAGTCCAGCGTCGTGAAGTTCGCCCAGAAGCTGGGTTTTAAAGGCTTCCCCGCGCTGAAGCTGGCGCTGAGCGAAGCGCTGGCCAGCAACGCGAATCCCCACTCGGTCGCGGTACATAACCAGATTTGCGGCGACGATCCGCTGCGCCTGGTGGGTGAGAAGCTGATTAAGGACAACGTGGCGGCGATGCACGCCTCTTTGGACGTCAACAGCGAAGACAAGCTGCTGGAGACCGTTAACCTGCTGCGTAACGCGCGACGTATCGTCCTGACCGGCATTGGCGCATCGGGGCTGGTGGCGCGTAACTTTAGCTGGAAGTTGATGAAAATTGGCTTTAACGCCGTGGCGGAGCTGGACATGCACGCCCTACTGGCCACCGTCCAGGCGATGACCCAGGACGATCTGCTGCTCGCAGTGTCCTACTCCGGCGCCCGACGCGAAATCAATCTCGCCGCCGATGAAACGCTGCGGGTGGGTGGCAAGGTGCTGGCCATTACCGGCTTTTCACCAAATACCTTACAACAGCGCGCAACCCACTGCCTGTATACCATTGCCGAAGAGCAGGCAACGCGCAGCGCTGCCATCTCTTCCACCAGCGCGCAGATGATGCTAACCGACCTGCTGTTTATGGGGCTGGTTCAGCAGGATCTGGAAAATGCACCGGAGCGTATTCGCCACAGCGAAGCGCTAGTGAAAAAGCTGGTGTGA